TATGCCGTTCGAGGTTGATCCGCGTTTTCAAACCACAGCGCGACATGCCAAAACCCGACGCCGGCGGCGGCGCGGTCTTTGGATCGGGGCCATCGTTTCGGGTCCTGGTGTTTGTGCCGCATTGTTTTGGGGCTGGGCGTTGTGGGTGTCGGGTGATGTTTCGGGCCTTGAGCAGACAGATAACCCGACCACCGCAGATAGCGAGCTTGCGTTGGTACAAAGCGATGCAACAGCCCGATCTTCTGTCGATGTGGAGCGGTTGAATTCCTTTGTCGATTTGCGCCGCGATCCGATGATCCTGCGGTTTGCCGGAGTACAAAACGACAAGACAAAAACCCTGTCCGCCCCGACGGCGTTTGCGCGCGGTCGCCTGACCCGCGATGGGCCGAACGCTGTGCTGGCGCTGAAGGACAGCTTGTTTGTGGCAGAACGGCGTTTGATCACGACCCTACCATCCAGCCGCGACGATTTTGCCTTGTTCAAAGCGCAGCGCAGTCAGGGGTTTCGCGCGGCAACAGATAAAGCCAACGTCCCACCCGTGTCAGAAGGTGCATTGATCGTTGTTGAAGAAGACAGCAGTTGGGGCGCGCTTATCGAGGGGGCGGAAACCCGACAGGATGCGCCAACCCAGGCTGCCGTTTATGTCGAAACGCAGATAGAGAATACCACCAGCACAGCCGTCACGTTACGCGAAAGTCAGCGCAGCGTTTTGTTCAAGGACGAGATCATTGTGCTTCAGACTGCGCGGCGCTTGCCGGATATTCTGGTGTCGGGTGGGCTAAGCGGAAACGAAACGGCTGGCGTTACACGCGCCGCTGAACAGAAACTGAACCTGCCCGAACTTTTGCCCCGTGGGTCGGTTGTGGCGTTGCGTCTGCGGCCCGATGCGATTGCGGGGCGCTTGATGTCGATGTCGGTTTATGGGCCGGATGGATATTTGGCCAGCCTTGCGCAGATCGGTGCAGGGCGGTTTGAACCCGCGGCAGATCCTTGGATTGATGCGGATCTTTTGTCGCGCTCCGGTGATATCGGTCAGGACGTTGGCAAGCCCGGTGAGGTCCGGCTGTTGGATGCGCTATATTCTGCGGCGATCCGCAACGGGATGTCGACAAGTGTTGTCGGTGAACTGATTGTGTTGATGTCGCAGCGTTTCGATCTGGAACGCTTTGTCGCGGATGACGACGAAATGGTGGTGCTGCGTGCTGCTGATCCGGGACCTTTGGCGCGGGGTTTGGGCGAAGTGCTGTATGTCGGGATCCACGGTAAAACGCAAAACATGCGCTGTTATGTTCTGGCAAGCGCAGATGACTTCAGCTGTTTTGATTTCGAGGGGCCTGCGGGCACCGGTGGTGGCCTTGGCGGCGGATTTCTGGTGCCGGTCGATGGCGTAAAAACCTCCGGTTTCGGGCCGCGCCATCACCCTATTCTGAACCAGTTACGCAACCACAACGGGGTGGATTGGGCAGCACCTACCGGCACGCCGGTGCGCGCGGTGGCGGCCGGACGTGTCACGCGGGCGGGCCAAGGCGGCGGGTATGGCAACGTCATTTATCTGGATCACGGAGATGGGGTAGAGACACGGTATGCCCATCTGGATGGCTTTGCTAAGACCTTGAAAAAGGGCACACAGGTTTCCGCCGGGTCGGTGATCGGGTTCGTCGGTACCACCGGCCGCAGCACCGGTCCGCATCTGCATTTCGAACTGCATGTCGACGGCCAGCCGCTTGACCCGCTCACCTATGCGGGGGGCGGCAGCGGTGGTGTGACACAGGCGGTCGATGCTTTGGTGAACCAGATCATCCGTGTCGAAAGCGCGGGTGTTGCGACGGCCAAAAACCCACTGTCGACGGCGACCGGTCTTGGTCAGTTTATCCAGAGCACGTGGTTGCGGATGATGCGGGACTATCGGCCCGATCTGGTGCGCAAGATGAGCCGGTCACAGGTATTGGCGCTGCGCACGGATCCCGCGCTGAGCCGCGCAATGGTGCGCAATCTGGCGCGGGAAAACGAAGCTTTCCTGCGCGCGCGCGGTCATCTGATCACCGCGGGGCGTCTTTATCTTGCCCATTTTCTGGGGCCGGCGGGGGCGCATAAAGCCTTGCGGGCGGATGCGGAGGCTTCGGTTTTATCAGTGATGGGCGCGCAGGTGGTGAATGCGAACCCGTTCTTGCGCGGCAAAACCATTGCCGATTTGCGAGCGTGGTCCGACCGCAAAATGCGGCGGCGCGGGCATGGTATGCCAAGCCCCGCACCGGTACGCCGCATCCCGCCCGAAGCTTTGGCCTATCGAAAAGCGGTGGATGCGATGTTGGCGGAGCTTTAGGCCGAAGGCGTCTACCGCGCTGTTGCCGCGTTAAACGCTTCCTTCACCGCTTTTTCATACCCTTTGCGGATCGCAAATTCCTTGACTGTGCCGCCGCCGATCATTTTTGCAGCACCGCGCGCCTGCATTTTTACAGCACGAGAAAAATACACCGTATATATACCGTCAAGCACCAACCCACGGGCAAAATTCAAGTAAAGCTTGGTCGCCATATTTGAGAAACCAGCATCGCGCTTAAGGATATCTTGCTGATACTGACCTTGCCGAGCGACCTCGACTACATTTTTCCCTTCAAGACTGAGGAAAGGCATCTTTGACAAAAAGAATTCGGCACCTTTCACGGTGCCGTCCCTGTTTGCATCCCAATCATCATGAAAGGCTGTTACGCATACGGCTTTGTTGCCGATAAAACCAACCGCTCCAATGGCATCATTGCCATAGCTTTGAACCAACACCCAATCCAGCTTTTCCGCCGCCATCTTCTTCTCCCTATCGATTATATGAAATTATACCTAAACCCATCGTCCACCACCGACACTTCAACCGTTGCAAAAGCATCCCCTGATACCATCCGGCTCAAGACCTGACGGCTGAGGTCTGGAAGGATCGAGTTGGTGATGATGTTGTCAATCATGCGCCCGCCGCTATCAGGGTCGCGGCATTGTGCGACGATATGTTCGATGACTCCGTCCGCATAGGTGATCACCGCGCCATGCGCGCCCTTGAGGCGGCGTTCAACAGCGCCCAGTTTCAATTTGGTGATACCCGTCAACACGTCGCGGCCCAGTGGAAAATACGGGATCGAAACAATCCGGCCCAGAAGGGCTGGTGGGAAAACGTCGAGCTGGAAGGGCTTCATTGCGACCTCAAGTTCATCCAGATCCGGTGTGGTCTCGCCCGCTTCGGCCATCTTCATGATTACATCGGTGCCGACATTCGAGGTCAGCAAAATGATGGTGTTCTTGAAATCAATTGTGCGTCCGTTGCCGTCTTCCATTACGCCTTTGTCAAAGACCTGAAAGAACAACTCGTGCACATCCGGGTGGGCCTTTTCGATCTCGTCCAGCAGCACCACGGAATAGGGTTTGCGCCGCACTGCTTCGGTCAACCGGCCGCCTTCGCCATAGCCAACATAACCGGGAGGCGCCCCTTTGAGCAGGGAAACGGTGTGGGCTTCCTGAAACTCGCTCATGTTGATGGTGATGACGTTTTGTTCACCACCGTAAAGCTGTTCTGCCAAGGCCAGTGCGGTTTCCGTCTTGCCCACACCGGATGGCCCGCACAGCATGAACACCCCGATGGGTTTGTTCGGGTTTGACAGGCCCGCGCGGTTGGTTTCGATCCGTTTGGCGATGGCCTTCAGCCCGTGGTCCTGTCCGATAACGCGTTCTTGTAATCGATCGGCCAGTTGCAGCACGGCCTGCAGTTCATCCTGCACCATGCGCCCTGCGGGAATGCCGGTCCAGTCGCTGATCACGCTCGCGACGGCCTGGGCATCGACATGGGCATAAACCATACGGTTGTCGGGGTTACCGCCATCCAGCGTTGCCATCTTTTCATACATTTCGGCGCGTAGGGTTTCAGGGTCTGGTGCGTCTTCTTCTGGGTTCTGTGCAGCCAGCGACAGGCGCAATTCCAGAATACGATCCACAACTTCCTTTTCGGCGGTGTAACTGGCCTCCAGTTCGGTCAGGCGCGTTGCGAGTTCTGCCTTTTCATTTTCGGCTTCGGTAAGGCGTTCCTCATCAGTTTCACCCAAATCCCGTTCGGCGATTTTGCTGGCGATCTCGCTGCTCAGTGCCTCGATCTTGTCTTTGGTATCGGCGATCCGCGCCGGTACGGATGCCTGACTGACCGCTACCCTTGCGCAAGCCGTATCCAGCAAAGACACTGCTTTGTCCGGCAGTTGGCGCGCGGGAATATAGCGGTGGGAAAGCGACACGGCTGAAACAATCGCTTCGTCCGAGATACGCACGCCGTGATGTGCCTCCATCGGGCCAAGGATGCCGCGCAGCATGAAACAGCATTGCTCAACGCTGGGTTCATCCACGCTGACCGGTTGGAAACGGCGGGTCAGGGCGGGGTCTTTTTCGAAATACTGGCGGTATTCTGACCACGTGGTGGCGCCGATGGTGCGAAGCGTGCCGCGCGCCAACGCCGGTTTCAGGATGTTGGCGGCATCGCCGGTGCCTGCCGCACCGCCGGCACCAACCAGCGTATGCGCTTCGTCGATAAACAGGATAATTGGCGTCGGGCTGTTCTGTACCTCGTCGATCACGGATTTGAGGCGCTGTTCGAATTCACCCTTCATCGCGGCGCCGGCCTGCATCGACTGGATGTCCAATTCATACAGCAAGGTGCCTTGCAGTTTGGGCGGCACGTCGCCCGCGGCCAAAGCCTGAGCAAAGCCTTCGACAACGGCGGTTTTGCCCACGCCCGCCTCGCCCGTCAGGATCGGGTTGTTCTGGCGACGGCGCAGCAGCACATCAATGATCTGGCGGATTTCGTCGCCGCGCCCTTTGATCGGGTCGGTGGTGGCGGCGACGGCTGTCATATCCTTGGCAAAACGCCCCAACGGTGTGGCGGCGCCCTTGCGATCCTCGCCCCCGCTATCAACGCTGGGCGAGGACAATCCGGTGCCATCCATCGGCGGCATGGAGTCTTCTTCGGAATTGGCCCAGATGGTGCGGCTGTCCTGAGAGATTTGGTCGGCTGATATTTCGTCAAACACCATGGAGTAGCGGGTCAATTGGCGTTTCAGATGTGGATCGCTGAGCAGTGCGACCAAGACGTGACCGGTGCGAATTTGCGGTTCACCAAAGAATAGGGTCGCATATGTCCACGCGTGGTTCAGCGCATCCGACAGAAAATCGGAAATGCCCGGTGTTTCTGTGACGTTCTTGTCCAGCGCGCTCATCGCCTTGTCGAGGTCTTTCAGCACCCGCCCGCGATCAAGGTTCAGTTCAGCCAAGGTCACCGACAGGTCCGCATCCTTGTTCGAGAGCGAATAGAACAGCCAGTGACACAATTC
This genomic stretch from Sulfitobacter geojensis harbors:
- the tssH gene encoding type VI secretion system ATPase TssH, producing the protein MTEITIEKYAGKMNRAGYDAFLQAMRHARSERNRSVELCHWLFYSLSNKDADLSVTLAELNLDRGRVLKDLDKAMSALDKNVTETPGISDFLSDALNHAWTYATLFFGEPQIRTGHVLVALLSDPHLKRQLTRYSMVFDEISADQISQDSRTIWANSEEDSMPPMDGTGLSSPSVDSGGEDRKGAATPLGRFAKDMTAVAATTDPIKGRGDEIRQIIDVLLRRRQNNPILTGEAGVGKTAVVEGFAQALAAGDVPPKLQGTLLYELDIQSMQAGAAMKGEFEQRLKSVIDEVQNSPTPIILFIDEAHTLVGAGGAAGTGDAANILKPALARGTLRTIGATTWSEYRQYFEKDPALTRRFQPVSVDEPSVEQCCFMLRGILGPMEAHHGVRISDEAIVSAVSLSHRYIPARQLPDKAVSLLDTACARVAVSQASVPARIADTKDKIEALSSEIASKIAERDLGETDEERLTEAENEKAELATRLTELEASYTAEKEVVDRILELRLSLAAQNPEEDAPDPETLRAEMYEKMATLDGGNPDNRMVYAHVDAQAVASVISDWTGIPAGRMVQDELQAVLQLADRLQERVIGQDHGLKAIAKRIETNRAGLSNPNKPIGVFMLCGPSGVGKTETALALAEQLYGGEQNVITINMSEFQEAHTVSLLKGAPPGYVGYGEGGRLTEAVRRKPYSVVLLDEIEKAHPDVHELFFQVFDKGVMEDGNGRTIDFKNTIILLTSNVGTDVIMKMAEAGETTPDLDELEVAMKPFQLDVFPPALLGRIVSIPYFPLGRDVLTGITKLKLGAVERRLKGAHGAVITYADGVIEHIVAQCRDPDSGGRMIDNIITNSILPDLSRQVLSRMVSGDAFATVEVSVVDDGFRYNFI
- a CDS encoding peptidoglycan DD-metalloendopeptidase family protein translates to MSGDVSGLEQTDNPTTADSELALVQSDATARSSVDVERLNSFVDLRRDPMILRFAGVQNDKTKTLSAPTAFARGRLTRDGPNAVLALKDSLFVAERRLITTLPSSRDDFALFKAQRSQGFRAATDKANVPPVSEGALIVVEEDSSWGALIEGAETRQDAPTQAAVYVETQIENTTSTAVTLRESQRSVLFKDEIIVLQTARRLPDILVSGGLSGNETAGVTRAAEQKLNLPELLPRGSVVALRLRPDAIAGRLMSMSVYGPDGYLASLAQIGAGRFEPAADPWIDADLLSRSGDIGQDVGKPGEVRLLDALYSAAIRNGMSTSVVGELIVLMSQRFDLERFVADDDEMVVLRAADPGPLARGLGEVLYVGIHGKTQNMRCYVLASADDFSCFDFEGPAGTGGGLGGGFLVPVDGVKTSGFGPRHHPILNQLRNHNGVDWAAPTGTPVRAVAAGRVTRAGQGGGYGNVIYLDHGDGVETRYAHLDGFAKTLKKGTQVSAGSVIGFVGTTGRSTGPHLHFELHVDGQPLDPLTYAGGGSGGVTQAVDALVNQIIRVESAGVATAKNPLSTATGLGQFIQSTWLRMMRDYRPDLVRKMSRSQVLALRTDPALSRAMVRNLARENEAFLRARGHLITAGRLYLAHFLGPAGAHKALRADAEASVLSVMGAQVVNANPFLRGKTIADLRAWSDRKMRRRGHGMPSPAPVRRIPPEALAYRKAVDAMLAEL